A genomic window from Alkalihalobacillus sp. AL-G includes:
- a CDS encoding TVP38/TMEM64 family protein — protein MKLEHLVLQLIQWIGDTGILAPILFIFLHILRQFLFIPVGFICIIGGVIFGVVFGTIYSLIGVTLVSLYFYGLVKSLPKSYKKVIGLKEKWLGKQSTLSLGQITILRLVPFLHFHLISLCIIEIARNFKEYTKISLFTNVPLALVYTSFGNWLNDLSLQWMMMILLTMAVLFYTLRRKEWVIKWQDFFANAN, from the coding sequence ATGAAGCTGGAACATCTTGTCTTGCAACTCATCCAATGGATTGGTGATACTGGTATATTGGCCCCGATATTGTTTATCTTTCTGCATATTTTAAGACAATTTCTATTTATACCTGTCGGCTTTATTTGTATTATCGGCGGAGTCATCTTCGGTGTCGTATTTGGAACGATTTATTCTTTGATTGGAGTCACTCTAGTCAGCCTTTATTTTTACGGTCTCGTTAAATCCTTACCGAAATCGTACAAAAAAGTTATCGGTTTAAAGGAAAAGTGGCTCGGGAAACAATCGACACTCTCATTAGGGCAAATTACAATCCTCAGACTGGTTCCGTTTCTTCATTTTCATCTTATTTCTTTATGCATTATCGAAATTGCAAGGAATTTTAAGGAATATACGAAAATTTCTCTTTTTACAAATGTTCCGCTTGCACTAGTTTATACTTCATTTGGAAATTGGTTGAATGATTTATCACTTCAATGGATGATGATGATTCTACTGACAATGGCTGTTTTGTTTTACACATTACGTCGAAAAGAATGGGTCATTAAGTGGCAGGATTTCTTCGCTAATGCAAATTGA
- a CDS encoding dUTP diphosphatase produces MELNLMPFYKMQDELDRRIEKEHQLESKDLFSEKILALLVEVGELANETRCFKFWSSKPPSSKAVILEEFVDGLHFVLSIGLTKSYNLPEAIPIEQPEKEIVQAFLAVYEDIQLLKMNEHDVNKYERLLEDYLMIGRILGFTADDIQDAYLSKNEVNHSRQDQGY; encoded by the coding sequence ATGGAACTGAACCTTATGCCTTTTTATAAAATGCAGGACGAATTAGACCGTCGAATTGAAAAAGAGCACCAGCTTGAAAGCAAAGACCTCTTTTCCGAAAAAATTCTCGCCTTACTTGTTGAAGTCGGGGAGCTCGCAAACGAGACACGCTGTTTTAAATTTTGGAGTTCGAAGCCTCCTTCAAGTAAAGCCGTGATTCTTGAGGAGTTCGTAGATGGTTTGCATTTCGTCTTATCGATCGGACTGACAAAATCCTATAATCTGCCTGAAGCAATACCTATTGAACAGCCGGAAAAGGAGATTGTACAAGCCTTTTTAGCTGTTTATGAGGACATTCAGCTCTTAAAAATGAACGAACATGATGTCAATAAATATGAGCGATTATTGGAAGACTATCTAATGATCGGGCGAATTCTCGGTTTTACCGCCGATGATATACAGGATGCTTATTTATCTAAAAATGAGGTGAACCATTCGCGACAGGATCAAGGGTACTAA
- the pheT gene encoding phenylalanine--tRNA ligase subunit beta has product MLVSYNWLKQYVDLEGVNPHELADLITKSGIEVEGVEVLNEGMRGVVVGYVETCEQHPNADKLNLCKVNIGEAEPAQIICGAPNVAAGQKVAVATVGAVLPGNFKIKKAKLRGEASHGMICSLEELGVDAKMVPKEFADGIHVLSDEAIVGSDALGYLNLDDSILELGLTPNRADCLNMMGVAYEVAAVLNKKVQFPKPSFKEQTETASDYISVNIENHEDNPYYGAKVIRNIQVGPSPLWLQNRLIAAGIRPISNVVDITNYVLLEYGQPLHAFDYDQFGSKEILIRRAKDGEQIKTLDDEMRTLKAGHLVITNGTNPVAVAGVMGGADSEVTDSTTTILLEAAYFNPSLVRLASKDLGLRSESSTRFEKGLDRNRVYEAANRAAELLVELAGGEVLEGIVESGPRYVDCDEVSVSVTRANKVLGTSIATEEVQEIFQRLDFNYGIEEDSFQVEVPTRRPDITLEEDLIEEIGRIYGYDTIPTTLPEGSTTQGALTDGQKKRRNVRRYLESEGLFQAITYSLTTERKANQYNGFETDGEPDYVSVSMPMSEERAVLRRTIIPQLLEVVEYNQNRQMNDVAVYEVGSTYLAKDSGMNELPNEHQKLAGAISGLWHAHPWQREKKAVDFYVVKGILDGLFQLLGVEDRVEYEQAKRNGFHPGRTAIIMLDGKQVGVVGQLHPADQKEWDIKETFVFELELDLLFDTDVDPVLFEALPRFPSITRDIALVLDQDIQAGEVKSGIKAAGGKLLKNVSIFDLYEGDRLEEGKKSIAYSLTYFDPERTLTDEDVTKAHDKVLDFVKDKFNAVMRG; this is encoded by the coding sequence ATGTTAGTTTCTTATAATTGGTTAAAACAATATGTGGACCTTGAAGGCGTCAATCCGCACGAGCTTGCTGACCTGATCACGAAAAGCGGTATCGAGGTTGAAGGGGTTGAAGTCCTAAACGAGGGGATGAGAGGTGTTGTTGTCGGCTATGTCGAGACGTGTGAACAGCATCCTAATGCAGATAAGCTGAACCTTTGCAAAGTGAACATCGGAGAGGCTGAACCAGCACAAATCATTTGCGGTGCTCCGAACGTCGCAGCTGGACAGAAAGTTGCGGTTGCGACCGTCGGAGCGGTATTGCCTGGTAATTTTAAAATCAAAAAGGCGAAACTGCGAGGAGAGGCCTCTCATGGAATGATCTGTTCACTCGAAGAGCTTGGCGTCGATGCGAAAATGGTTCCGAAGGAGTTTGCGGACGGCATTCATGTCCTCTCAGATGAAGCGATTGTCGGGAGCGATGCACTCGGCTATTTAAACTTGGATGATTCCATATTAGAGCTCGGGTTGACACCGAACCGAGCCGATTGCTTGAATATGATGGGCGTCGCATATGAAGTCGCTGCGGTTCTAAACAAAAAGGTCCAATTCCCTAAGCCCTCATTCAAGGAGCAAACCGAGACAGCATCGGATTATATCTCCGTCAACATTGAAAATCATGAAGATAATCCGTATTACGGTGCAAAAGTGATCCGTAACATTCAGGTCGGGCCATCTCCATTATGGTTACAAAACCGTTTGATTGCTGCGGGCATTCGACCGATCAGCAATGTCGTCGATATAACGAACTATGTCTTATTGGAATATGGTCAGCCGCTGCACGCCTTTGATTACGACCAATTTGGATCAAAGGAAATCCTCATCCGTCGCGCGAAAGATGGTGAGCAGATCAAGACACTGGATGATGAAATGAGAACGTTGAAAGCGGGCCATCTCGTAATCACGAATGGAACAAACCCTGTTGCAGTTGCGGGTGTGATGGGTGGTGCGGATTCTGAAGTAACCGATTCAACAACAACGATTTTATTGGAAGCAGCTTATTTCAATCCGTCACTCGTACGTCTAGCATCAAAGGATTTAGGACTGCGAAGTGAATCATCGACACGGTTTGAAAAAGGCCTCGACCGCAACCGGGTATATGAAGCAGCCAATCGTGCCGCCGAATTGTTAGTGGAGCTTGCAGGCGGTGAAGTGCTGGAAGGGATTGTCGAGTCCGGACCGCGTTATGTGGATTGCGATGAGGTTTCCGTATCGGTCACTCGAGCGAATAAAGTTCTCGGAACATCGATTGCAACAGAGGAGGTCCAGGAGATTTTCCAACGTCTTGATTTCAACTATGGAATAGAGGAAGACAGCTTTCAGGTTGAAGTTCCAACAAGACGACCGGACATAACACTAGAGGAAGACTTGATCGAGGAAATCGGGAGAATTTACGGCTATGATACGATTCCGACAACACTTCCAGAAGGGTCTACAACCCAAGGTGCGTTGACGGATGGTCAGAAAAAGCGCCGAAACGTACGCCGATACCTTGAAAGTGAAGGACTTTTTCAAGCAATTACGTACTCATTGACGACGGAAAGAAAAGCCAACCAATATAATGGATTTGAAACGGATGGAGAACCGGATTATGTTTCGGTTTCAATGCCGATGAGCGAAGAGCGTGCGGTATTACGCAGAACAATCATTCCACAGCTGTTAGAGGTCGTGGAATACAATCAAAATCGCCAAATGAACGATGTCGCTGTCTATGAAGTCGGATCCACATATCTTGCAAAGGACTCTGGAATGAACGAGCTTCCGAACGAACATCAGAAGCTTGCCGGGGCGATTTCCGGGTTATGGCATGCGCATCCTTGGCAACGAGAGAAGAAGGCTGTTGACTTTTATGTCGTAAAAGGGATCCTTGATGGACTGTTTCAGCTTTTAGGAGTAGAGGATCGAGTTGAATACGAACAAGCAAAGCGAAACGGATTCCATCCAGGACGTACAGCGATCATTATGCTTGACGGGAAACAAGTGGGAGTTGTCGGTCAGCTTCACCCGGCAGATCAGAAGGAATGGGACATTAAAGAAACATTCGTGTTCGAGCTTGAGCTAGACCTATTGTTTGACACGGATGTTGATCCTGTATTGTTCGAGGCATTACCAAGATTCCCATCAATTACACGGGATATTGCACTCGTACTCGATCAGGATATCCAAGCTGGAGAAGTAAAAAGCGGGATTAAGGCTGCAGGCGGAAAGTTGTTGAAGAATGTCTCGATTTTCGACCTTTACGAAGGAGACCGATTAGAAGAAGGGAAAAAATCAATCGCCTATTCGTTGACGTATTTCGACCCAGAACGAACACTCACAGATGAGGATGTCACGAAAGCACACGACAAAGTCCTCGACTTTGTAAAAGACAAATTCAACGCCGTAATGCGCGGCTGA
- a CDS encoding RNA methyltransferase has protein sequence MNRIASPKNNRVKEWKKLNSKKGRDKAGCFIIEGPHLVEEALLCHAPVSDLIIDESFQIPAKWHTGNVTTWVVASSVINELSDTESPQGVIAIVENETKPIELNPEGTYVLIDGIQDPGNLGTIIRTADSAGVDGVILGSGTVDLFNSKVLRSTQGSLFHIEVTKGNLNEWIDRFKKGGIKVYGTALQDGVAYTKESDPGGYALLLGNEANGVSPDLLEKTDQNLFVPIYGKAESLNVAVAAGILLYGMKQNRVNQ, from the coding sequence ATGAATCGAATTGCCTCTCCAAAAAACAATCGCGTGAAGGAATGGAAAAAGCTAAATAGTAAAAAGGGAAGAGATAAAGCAGGTTGTTTTATAATAGAAGGACCTCATCTTGTTGAGGAAGCCTTGTTATGCCATGCCCCCGTTTCAGATTTAATCATCGATGAATCGTTTCAAATTCCTGCAAAGTGGCATACTGGGAATGTGACGACGTGGGTTGTTGCCAGTTCTGTCATCAATGAGCTATCGGATACTGAATCACCTCAAGGGGTCATTGCAATCGTTGAAAATGAAACCAAACCGATAGAATTGAACCCGGAAGGTACATACGTATTGATTGACGGAATACAAGATCCGGGAAACCTAGGTACGATAATCCGTACGGCGGACAGTGCAGGAGTCGATGGAGTAATTCTAGGTTCAGGTACGGTCGACTTATTCAACAGTAAGGTGTTGCGCTCTACCCAGGGCTCTTTATTTCATATTGAAGTGACCAAGGGGAATTTGAACGAATGGATTGATCGTTTTAAAAAAGGCGGTATCAAGGTTTACGGAACAGCCCTTCAAGACGGCGTTGCCTATACGAAGGAATCTGATCCAGGAGGTTATGCCCTTCTTTTAGGAAACGAAGCGAATGGAGTTTCCCCAGATCTTTTGGAGAAAACGGATCAGAATCTATTCGTCCCGATTTACGGAAAAGCAGAGTCATTGAACGTCGCAGTTGCAGCAGGGATTCTTTTATACGGCATGAAACAAAATCGTGTCAATCAATAG
- the rpmI gene encoding 50S ribosomal protein L35: MPKMKTHKGTAKRFKKTGSGKLKRSHAFTSHMFRNKSQKQKRKLRKSALVSSGDYKRIKDMI, encoded by the coding sequence ATGCCTAAAATGAAAACTCATAAAGGGACTGCAAAACGATTCAAAAAGACCGGATCTGGTAAATTGAAGCGTTCCCATGCATTTACAAGTCATATGTTCCGTAACAAGTCTCAAAAGCAAAAGCGTAAGCTTCGTAAGTCTGCACTTGTATCCAGCGGAGATTATAAGCGTATCAAAGATATGATCTAA
- a CDS encoding DUF1294 domain-containing protein codes for MKILILMLALLNVYGFTIMYIDKQKARKQKWRISEVHLWTVTLLGGALGIWAGMSMFRHKTQHRSFRFGVPMLILVHFTLCIWFTFNVV; via the coding sequence ATGAAAATACTCATCCTCATGCTCGCATTACTGAATGTTTACGGATTCACCATCATGTATATCGATAAACAGAAAGCAAGAAAACAAAAATGGAGAATTTCAGAAGTGCATTTGTGGACCGTTACTCTTCTCGGCGGAGCACTTGGAATTTGGGCAGGTATGTCCATGTTCAGACATAAAACGCAGCACCGTTCCTTTCGATTTGGTGTACCTATGCTTATTCTTGTACATTTCACACTCTGCATCTGGTTCACATTCAATGTGGTCTAG
- the rplT gene encoding 50S ribosomal protein L20: MPRVKGGYVTRRRRKRVLKLAKGYFGAKHKLFKVAQQQVFKSLRYAYRDRRQKKRDFRKLWITRINAAARVNGISYSRLMHGLKEAGIDVNRKMLADLAVQDEKAFAELASKAKESLKA; the protein is encoded by the coding sequence ATGCCAAGAGTAAAAGGTGGCTATGTAACACGTCGTCGTCGTAAACGCGTCTTAAAACTTGCAAAAGGTTATTTTGGCGCAAAACATAAATTATTTAAAGTAGCTCAGCAACAAGTATTCAAATCACTACGTTATGCGTATCGTGACCGTCGTCAAAAGAAGCGTGATTTCCGTAAACTATGGATCACTCGTATTAATGCGGCAGCTCGCGTGAACGGAATCTCTTACAGCCGTTTAATGCACGGCTTGAAGGAAGCTGGTATCGACGTTAACCGTAAGATGCTTGCTGACTTAGCTGTACAGGATGAAAAAGCATTTGCTGAACTTGCAAGCAAAGCGAAAGAAAGCCTAAAGGCGTAA
- the pheS gene encoding phenylalanine--tRNA ligase subunit alpha gives MQDRLITLQTEAIGKVEQASSLKELQDIRVEYLGKKGPITEVLKGMGKLPAEERPKMGQLANEVREAVTSKIDDKVKKLEEAKLDEQLANETIDVTLPGRPVRRGNAHPLTAVIEEIEDLFIGMGFSVAEGPEVETDYYNFEALNLPKNHPARDMQDSFFITEDFLLRTQTSPVQARTMERHKGKGPVKIISPGKVYRRDTDDATHSHQFMQIEGLLVDENVRMSDLKGVLTTFAQKMFGEEREIRLRPSFFPFTEPSVEVDVSCFKCNGSGCSICKRTGWIEILGSGMVHPNVLEMAGFDPKKYTGFAFGMGPERIAMLKYGIEDIRHFYANDLRFLEQFKRA, from the coding sequence ATGCAAGACCGTTTGATAACACTGCAAACTGAAGCGATTGGAAAAGTCGAACAGGCTTCATCTTTAAAAGAGTTGCAGGACATCCGTGTTGAATACTTAGGAAAAAAAGGACCGATTACTGAAGTTTTAAAAGGGATGGGGAAGCTACCTGCTGAAGAGCGTCCCAAAATGGGGCAGCTTGCGAACGAGGTACGGGAAGCCGTCACCTCAAAAATCGACGACAAGGTAAAAAAACTTGAGGAAGCTAAGCTCGATGAACAGCTCGCTAACGAAACGATCGATGTGACACTTCCAGGTCGCCCCGTTCGTCGTGGAAACGCACACCCGTTGACAGCAGTCATCGAAGAGATTGAGGATTTGTTCATCGGAATGGGCTTCTCTGTGGCGGAAGGTCCTGAAGTAGAAACCGACTACTACAACTTCGAAGCGTTGAACCTTCCGAAAAACCATCCGGCAAGAGACATGCAGGATTCCTTTTTCATTACCGAGGATTTCCTATTGCGTACGCAAACTTCACCGGTCCAAGCACGTACAATGGAGCGACATAAAGGAAAAGGCCCCGTTAAGATCATCAGTCCGGGGAAAGTGTACCGCCGGGATACGGATGATGCGACCCACTCCCATCAATTCATGCAAATCGAAGGGCTTTTGGTCGATGAGAATGTCCGAATGAGTGATTTGAAAGGGGTATTGACTACGTTTGCCCAAAAAATGTTCGGAGAGGAGCGGGAAATCCGTCTTCGTCCAAGTTTTTTCCCGTTCACGGAACCATCCGTTGAGGTCGATGTATCGTGTTTCAAATGTAATGGAAGTGGATGCTCGATATGTAAACGAACAGGCTGGATCGAAATTCTCGGATCTGGAATGGTACACCCGAATGTCCTTGAGATGGCAGGGTTCGATCCAAAGAAATACACAGGTTTCGCTTTCGGTATGGGACCGGAACGGATTGCGATGTTGAAATATGGCATTGAGGACATTCGCCATTTTTACGCTAATGACCTTCGTTTCTTAGAACAATTCAAGCGTGCATAA
- a CDS encoding DUF1572 domain-containing protein yields MTFEKEYLRVVKERFRSTKNQGEKAIHQLSEDDIHWVLNDASNSVAVIVKHLSGNMVSRWTDFLTTDGEKISRNRDHEFQNTISSKQELMEIWEKGWKVLFKEMDELRGTDLMKTIYIRGEGHTALDAIERQMAHYASHIGQIVYIGKQLKGENWKSLSIPKGKSEEFLQQMLKKHQ; encoded by the coding sequence ATGACGTTTGAAAAAGAGTATTTGAGGGTTGTAAAAGAAAGGTTCCGAAGCACAAAAAATCAAGGAGAAAAAGCGATACATCAATTATCTGAAGACGATATCCATTGGGTATTGAATGACGCTTCCAATAGTGTTGCAGTCATCGTAAAACATTTAAGTGGAAACATGGTATCGAGATGGACGGATTTTTTAACAACAGATGGAGAAAAAATTTCCAGAAACCGTGATCATGAATTTCAAAATACGATTTCCTCCAAGCAAGAATTGATGGAAATTTGGGAAAAGGGCTGGAAAGTTCTGTTTAAAGAAATGGATGAGTTACGAGGGACGGATTTAATGAAAACCATTTATATTCGTGGCGAAGGACATACCGCTCTGGATGCAATCGAGAGACAAATGGCTCATTATGCTTCTCATATAGGGCAAATCGTCTATATCGGTAAACAATTAAAAGGTGAGAATTGGAAAAGCCTCAGTATTCCAAAAGGAAAATCCGAAGAATTCCTCCAACAAATGCTGAAAAAACACCAATGA
- a CDS encoding M42 family metallopeptidase: MTKLDETLSMLKALTDAKGIPGDEAEPREVMKTYIEPYCDEITYDNLGSLIAKKTGSQDGPKIMMAGHLDEVGFMVTRIDDKGFIRFQPVGGWWGQVLLAQRVTVMTDKGNITGIVGSKPPHILSPEARKKPFPLKDMYIDIGATDREEAMEFGVEPGNSIVPYSEFTVMSNPKMLLAKAFDNRIGCAIVIDAFRQLKDGKHPNTVYGVGTVQEEVGLRGAKTASHLIEPDIAFAIDTGIPGDTPGVTDRDALSSLGKGPQIILYDARTLAHRGLRKYVLEVANKNKIPYQLDTTAGGGTDAGTIHISHEGVPSLSITMATRYLHTHASMIHRDDYENTVKLVVEIIKGLDEKKVKEIIKP, encoded by the coding sequence ATGACGAAGCTGGATGAAACGTTGTCGATGTTGAAAGCGTTGACGGATGCAAAAGGGATACCGGGGGACGAAGCGGAACCGCGTGAAGTAATGAAAACATACATTGAACCATACTGTGATGAAATTACTTATGATAATTTAGGGAGCTTGATCGCGAAGAAAACTGGATCGCAGGATGGACCGAAGATCATGATGGCGGGCCACCTCGATGAAGTCGGGTTTATGGTCACTCGTATTGATGACAAAGGATTTATACGATTTCAGCCGGTAGGAGGTTGGTGGGGACAGGTCTTGTTAGCTCAGCGCGTAACGGTTATGACTGATAAAGGAAACATAACTGGGATTGTCGGGTCGAAACCACCTCACATTCTTTCACCTGAAGCAAGGAAAAAGCCGTTTCCGCTGAAAGATATGTACATTGATATCGGTGCCACAGATCGTGAAGAGGCAATGGAATTCGGTGTTGAGCCGGGTAATTCAATTGTTCCTTATTCTGAATTCACAGTAATGAGCAATCCGAAAATGTTGCTTGCAAAAGCATTTGATAACAGGATCGGTTGTGCAATCGTCATTGATGCATTCCGTCAGCTGAAGGACGGTAAACATCCGAATACCGTTTATGGTGTAGGAACTGTACAAGAGGAAGTAGGACTTAGAGGAGCAAAAACAGCATCTCATCTCATCGAACCAGACATTGCATTTGCAATTGATACTGGAATCCCTGGGGACACTCCTGGGGTAACGGACAGGGATGCTTTATCGAGTTTAGGTAAAGGTCCTCAAATTATTTTATACGATGCACGAACTTTAGCTCATCGAGGGTTGCGTAAATACGTGCTGGAGGTTGCAAATAAAAACAAAATCCCTTATCAGTTGGATACGACAGCGGGTGGCGGAACAGATGCAGGAACGATCCATATCAGCCATGAGGGGGTTCCATCTCTATCAATAACGATGGCGACACGTTACCTCCATACACATGCATCGATGATTCACCGGGACGATTATGAAAATACAGTGAAGTTAGTCGTTGAAATCATTAAAGGTTTGGATGAGAAAAAAGTAAAGGAAATTATTAAGCCTTAA
- the sspI gene encoding small acid-soluble spore protein SspI, which translates to MDLNLRKAILANVSGNSREELESTILEAIQSGEEKMLPGLGVLFEIIWQQSDEKDKDEMLEALSSGLE; encoded by the coding sequence ATGGATTTAAACTTAAGGAAAGCGATTTTGGCAAACGTATCTGGGAACAGTCGAGAAGAGCTAGAAAGTACAATTTTAGAAGCTATTCAAAGTGGTGAAGAGAAAATGTTACCCGGCCTTGGTGTGCTTTTTGAAATTATCTGGCAGCAGTCTGACGAAAAAGACAAAGATGAAATGTTAGAAGCCCTGTCATCCGGCCTTGAGTAA
- the infC gene encoding translation initiation factor IF-3 — protein MMVNDGIRAREVRLIGANGDQIGVKTRQEALEIAQNANLDLVLVAPNAKPPVCRIMDYGKYRYEQQKKEKEARKNQKIITTKEVRLSPNIDEHDFNTKLRNARKFLEKGDKLKASIRFRGRAITHSELGREVLMRMAKECEDLGTIESRPKMEGRSMFLILAPINEKQ, from the coding sequence ATGATGGTCAACGATGGCATTCGCGCTCGCGAAGTTCGCCTAATTGGTGCCAATGGAGATCAAATTGGCGTAAAAACTCGTCAAGAAGCACTTGAGATTGCTCAAAATGCAAACCTGGATCTTGTTCTTGTTGCCCCTAACGCAAAACCACCGGTATGCCGAATTATGGACTACGGTAAATATCGTTATGAGCAACAGAAAAAGGAAAAGGAAGCTCGTAAAAATCAAAAGATTATTACGACGAAGGAAGTTCGGCTTAGCCCGAATATTGACGAGCATGATTTTAACACCAAGCTTCGTAATGCGAGAAAATTCCTCGAAAAAGGGGATAAACTGAAAGCTTCGATCCGTTTTCGGGGACGTGCAATCACACACTCCGAATTAGGGCGAGAAGTGCTCATGCGAATGGCAAAAGAATGTGAGGACCTTGGAACGATTGAATCAAGACCGAAGATGGAAGGTCGCAGTATGTTTCTAATCCTCGCACCAATCAACGAAAAGCAGTAA